The following are from one region of the Syngnathus acus chromosome 10, fSynAcu1.2, whole genome shotgun sequence genome:
- the LOC119128217 gene encoding lactadherin-like — protein MARFLFYASVPNSNDFWLSSVCLDSLGIADGSVADPSFKASSSMEDATPEKARLNGESCWKPSKNALGSWILVNLGYTRKVTAILTQGCNSTDTRSWDIPLEMRLSVDRKKWTKHPDGKFIGGGTHLLETPAFAQYVLILPLENRPEFGLRFDILGCAHEDETTCARKFNSVRFTDSMTFYCPPRCGKEEHFVAGTLVYSEDSHICAAAIHAGVIRNDIGGDCIVMRAPKQQVYTGSTGNRITSRQ, from the exons ATGgccagatttttattttacgcaTCCGTTCCgaattcaaatgacttttggcTGTCCTCAGTGTGTCTCGACAGTCTGGGCATCGCCGACGGCAGCGTCGCGGACCCTTCCTTCAAAGCCTCCTCCTCAATGGAAGACGCCACCCCAGAAAAAGCCCGCCTCAACGGGGAGTCCTGCTGGAAGCCGTCAAAAAATG CCCTCGGCAGCTGGATCCTGGTGAACCTCGGCTACACGAGAAAGGTGACTGCGATCTTGACCCAGGGCTGTAATAGCACCGATACTCGCTCCTGGGACATCCCACTTGAGATGAGACTGAGCGTTGATAGGAAGAAGTGGACCAAACACCCGGACGGGAAG TTCATCGGCGGTGGGACTCATCTGCTTGAGACGCCCGCGTTCGCTCAGTACGTCCTCATCCTGCCGCTGGAGAATCGTCCAGAATTTGGCCTCCGCTTTGACATCTTGGGATGCGCGCATGAAG ATGAGACGACCTGCGCCAGAAAGTTCAACAGCGTCCGCTTCACCGATTCGATGAC GTTCTACTGTCCGCCCAGGTGTGGCAAAGAGGAACACTTTGTCGCTGGAACATTGGTCTACTCGGAG GACTCGCACATCTGCGCGGCCGCCATTCACGCCGGCGTCATCCGGAACGACATCGGAGGAGATTGTATTGTGATGAGAGCTCCCAAACAGCAAGTCTACACGGGCTCCACCGGGAACAGGATCACCTCCAGACAGTGA
- the alpk1 gene encoding alpha-protein kinase 1 translates to MARQDGETRGLLEKCLRAANTPATQATEAERHIYCSVRDSLREELALLLQEAEEMRWPFVPEKWQYKQTISADDKSNLSELVGQHLPQLLNILEAAIVAQEAHAALAVIFLVDRFLYWIDESGQLLKISKLLHKRYPDAPVAPQLVIRQARVYLNSGKLQKAEYILSHLIIDSGATGCWVYRSESDRALVQSVSLQVRGMVLQKLGLWLEAARLIWASLLGYYTLPQPDKKGIGTSLGILANILLSMNDEDFHAFKTTPDIDLSLLGDASHRLLSAAKAAKMAVAYSQYTSLYVLTNATAQGTCLLSYSFSLACPPAKRTLFLLEAKEAFEVGLLSKAEGEVITSKQELHTFIKAAYSLLVTHKWLYGASEAVTRSTKVCQEALARFYHYSRPDAVDRDGFCAEIMRHISRVKLELQVEPFVNSDSRSFIPDTFRNVNDVLVGFTSDDFSSVLQRFQKYHLSLCTTADFKSNGQRVDVDGAGICITAFGTTVDVLDAESVGEAGKPSSECASDVSELPDRSSSVTNANSLSSSWKRLSLTSSGSGRSAVGHFSSSVSSHGSDKFEIIQADIPTADSDDDDPDGLSLSQLILSSSLSNSFGSKSSWEHISASLGSSRSAGIHQRAKSFESSGSVFLKTAQDCEDNDTTGWEILGLPKALENFKADAGNCSSTETSTDDCHGTAEESIVGPQTWNLGCNSCLKIHSLAHVAPARQYYLSQEDYRSLLAGVCHQCLLKRLRSEKEKFKLERYGTTHNALHLKFSKASGLWTARETCVHIGESMGLQGTHRTAIWVQFLHQEERLSSYVGKDYRKPTQIQFHLRDVERQMTAQYYVTEFNKSLYDKEVMAQMFFLPSEALLILDGDVIAGCITVEPFMLGQFVKLTNNIKKKNDKLPATEYGLAFGHFTYLHSECQDVVVDLQGWVTANGKGLTYLTDPQIHSTRTPRGPSNLASSGIATFLREQHGPECNSVCRRLNLPPVPQQSS, encoded by the exons ATGGCCCGACAGGACGGGGAGACTCGGGGTTTGCTGGAGAAATGCCTCAGGGCAGCAAACACCCCCGCCACTCAAGCCACGGAAGCCGAGAGGCACATTTACTGCAGTGTCAGAG ATTCCTTGCGTGAGGAGTTGGCTTTGCTTCTCCAAGAGGCCGAAGAGATGAGATGGCCCTTTGTGCCCGAGAAGTGGCAGTACAAGCAGACCATCAGCGCCGATGACAAGAGCAACTTGAGCGAGCTCGTCGGCCAGCATCTACCTCAGCTCTTG AATATCCTGGAAGCCGCCATTGTGGCTCAGGAAGCCCACGCGGCGCTGGCGGTGATCTTTTTGGTGGATCGCTTTCTCTACTGGATCGACGAGTCTGGGCAATTGTTGAAGATCAGCAAGCTGCTTCACAAACGTTACCCGGACGCCCCCGTCGCCCCTCAGTTGGTCATACGGCAGGCCCGGGTCTACCTCAACTCAG GCAAATTGCAGAAGGCCGAGTACATCCTGAGCCATCTTATTATCGACAGCGGGGCCACAG GATGTTGGGTGTACCGTTCGGAAAGCGACCGTGCTCTCGTGCAGTCTGTCAGCCTGCAAGTGCGCGGAATGGTTTTGCAAAAACTAG GCCTGTGGCTGGAGGCCGCGCGGCTCATCTGGGCTTCTCTGCTTGGTTACTACACGTTGCCTCAGCCAGATAAAAag GGTATCGGGACCTCTCTTGGCATCTTGGCTAACATCCTGCTGTCCATGAATGACGAAGACTTCCACGCCTTTAAGACCACCCCGGACATCGACTTA tCGTTGCTCGGCGACGCTAGCCATCGTCTTCTCTCCGCGGCCAAGGCGGCCAAAATGGCGGTGGCGTACAGCCAGTACACGTCGCTTTACGTGTTGACCAACGCG ACGGCTCAAGGGACCTGCTTGTTGTCGTACAGTTTCTCGCTGGCGTGCCCCCCCGCCAAGAGGACATTGTTCCTCTTAGAGGCCAAGGAGGCATTTGAAGTGGGCCTCCTCAGCAAAGCAGAAGGCGAGGTGATCACCAGCAAGCAGGAGCTGCACACCTTCATCAAGGCAGCGTATTCGCTCCTTGTCACGCACAAATGGCTTTATGGAGCCTCTGAGGCGGTGACGCGGAGCACGAAAGTGTGCCAAGAAGCTTTAGCTCGTTTTTACCATTACTCCCGCCCCGACGCTGTCGACAGAGACGGCTTTTGCGCCGAAATCATGCGTCATATATCTCGAGTCAAGCTGGAGTTGCAAGTGGAGCCGTTCGTCAATTCCGACAGCCGCTCTTTCATCCCCGACACCTTCCGGAATGTCAATGACGTCTTGGTCGGGTTCACTTCCGACGACTTCTCCAGTGTGCTGCAGAGATTTCAGAAGTATCACTTGTCGCTCTGTACAACCGCTGACTTTAAGTCTAACGGCCAGCGGGTGGATGTAGATGGAGCAGGAATTTGCATCACGGCATTCGGGACCACGGTGGATGTTCTCGACGCTGAAAGCGTCGGCGAGGCCGGTAAACCTTCGAGCGAGTGCGCTTCTGATGTTTCGGAACTGCCCGACCGTAGCAGCAGTGTCACGAACGCAAACAGCCTCAGCTCTTCCTGGAAGAGGCTCTCCTTGACGAGTTCTGGGTCAGGAAGAAGCGCCGTGGGCCATTTTTCCTCCAGTGTCTCCAGTCACGGGTCTGACAAGTTTGAAATAATACAAGCCGATATCCCAACGGCGGACTCGGATGACGACGATCCAGATGGACTATCCTTATCCCAACTGATACTCAGCAGCTCACTCAGCAACAGTTTTGGCTCCAAGTCGTCATGGGAGCACATTTCGGCAAGCCTGGGTTCATCTCGGTCTGCGGGAATCCACCAGCGCGCCAAATCGTTCGAGTCCAGCGGGAGTGTTTTTCTCAAGACAGCGCAAGATTGCGAAGATAACGACACCACTGGGTGGGAAATTTTAGGCCTGCCCAAAGCGCTAGAGAACTTTAAAGCGGATGCTGGGAATTGTAGCTCCACAGAAACCTCTACGGACGATTGTCATGGGACAGCAGAGGAATCGATTGTTGGTCCTCAGACGTGGAACCTTGGGTGCAACAGTTGCCTCAAGATCCACAGCCTGGCTCATGTTGCTCCTGCGAGACAGTACTACTTGTCCCAGGAGGACTACCGCAGTCTCCTGGCTGGAGTCTGCCACCAATGTCTGCTGAAGAGACTGAGGAGCGAGAAAGAGAAGTTCAAACTCGAGCGCTACGGCACGACCCATA ATGCTCTACATTTAAAGTTCTCCAAGGCATCGGGATTGTGGACCGCTCGGGAGACCTGTGTCCATATCGGCGAGTCAATGGGCTTGCAAGGCACGCACAGAACTGCCATCTGGGTCCAGTTCTTACACCAGGAAGAAAGGCTGAGCAG TTACGTCGGGAAGGACTACCGGAAGCCGACGCAGATCCAGTTTCACCTGAGAGATGTGGAGAGGCAGATGACGGCCCAGTATTACGTGACAGAATTCAACAAGAGCCTCTACGACAAGGAGGTCATGGCCCAGATGTTCTTTCTGCCCTCCGAGGCCCTGCTG ATTTTGGACGGTGATGTCATCGCGGGCTGCATCACCGTGGAGCCTTTCATGCTGGGTCAATTTGTCAAACTCACCAACAACATCAAAAAGAAGAACGACAAACTGCCTGCGACGGAATACGGCCTGGCCTTCGGACACTTCACCTACCTGCACTCCGAGTGCCAGGACGTCGTCGTGGACCTGCAAG GGTGGGTGACGGCCAACGGTAAAGGGCTGACGTACCTCACCGACCCCCAGATACACTCCACCAGAACCCCTCGCGGCCCGTCCAACCTGGCTAGCAGCGGTATTGCTACCTTCCTGCGGGAGCAACACGGGCCAGAGTGCAACAGCGTTTGCCGGCGACTCAACCTGCCGCCGGTACCCCAACAGTCGTCGTGA
- the epdl1 gene encoding ependymin-like 1, translating into MRLFLVLVCFLAACAAQKPHPCVSPSLLSGQFSVSTQNEQLWAFARFLYDALGQRIRLQEFGFYQNKTFTYDTLLLYREGVMYEINNRDKKCMKRPLQGDFHPMEVPKNASLLGQVVVGSSSAPGQGLLVNTWTGEFPANAPYLFTVTEFGCIPVSTAFKTQPFGWIVTSFFNNVIGISDPNELNPPSFCQDAEEEEEPVNFVSLLQMKSVQAQVNHSPHP; encoded by the exons ATGCGACTTTTTCTCGTGCTCGTGTGCTTTCTGGCAGCATGCGCGGCTCAGAAGCCTCACCCGTGCG TGAGTCCTTCTCTTCTGAGCGGCCAATTCTCTGTG tcCACACAGAATGAACAGCTCTGGGCTTTCGCCCGTTTCCTCTACGACGCACTGGGACAAAGAATAAGGCTCCAAGAATTCGGATTTTACCAGAATAAGACTTTCACCTATGATACTCTTCTTCTCTATAGAGAA GGCGTCATGTACGAGATAAACAATCGCGACAAGAAGTGCATGAAAAGACCCTTGCAGGGTGACTTCCACCCCATGGAGGTCCCGAAAAACGCCAGCCTTTTGGGTCAGGTTGTCGTGGGGAGCTCCTCAGCCCCGGGTCAGGGTCTTCTCGTCAACACATGGACGGGCGAGTTTCCTGCCAACG CACCTTACTTGTTCACGGTGACTGAATTTGGTTGCATTCCCGTCTCCACGGCCTTCAAAACTCAGCCGTTTGGATGGATAGTGACGAG TTTCTTCAACAACGTCATTGGAATTTCCGATCCCAACGAGCTCAATCCTCCCAGCTTCTGCCAAGacgcggaggaggaggaggaaccgGTGAATTTTGTCAGCTTGCTCCAGATGAAATCAGTGCAAGCACAAGTGAATCACTCGCCTCATCCGTAA
- the cskmt gene encoding citrate synthase-lysine N-methyltransferase CSKMT, mitochondrial, translated as MAPLSKSFLTGSRIFSARLRLHSSLTSQMIENMDKKATWDRFYAENSRKPFKNFEWFFGFEAVHNFIMPALQSRPGPDASLQVLDMGCGTSALGPSIYQRCPLPVRVTCVDISPVAVRLMQEHVRAKAVQPGNCSSQLDFVELDCTQLHKHFPPGSVDLIVDKGTTDAMLKSKEGKRSAGLVLKQCLKALRHTGSLLQFSDEDPDARLLWLETEARGAPIAVQEVGELRAICYYCYQVTPHPHVQP; from the exons ATGGCACCGctgtcaaagtcatttttgacaGGTTCGAGGATATTTTCAGCACGTTTGCGACTTCACTCTTCTCTAACAT CTCAAATGATTGAAAACATGGACAAAAAAGCCACCTGGGACCGCTTCTACGCTGAAAACAGTAGAAAGCCGTTTAAAAACTTTGAGTGGTTCTTTGGCTTTGAGGCAGTGCATAACTTCATCATGCCTGCACTACAGAGCAGGCCCGGTCCCGATGCCAGCCTTCAAGTCCTGGATATGGGCTGCGGCACTTCCGCATTGGGTCCGTCCATTTACCAGCGATGTCCCCTGCCGGTTCGAGTCACGTGCGTGGACATTTCTCCCGTGGCCGTACGGCTCATGCAGGAGCACGTGCGAGCTAAAGCTGTTCAACCTGGCAACTGTTCTTCCCAGCTGGACTTTGTGGAGCTGGACTGTACGCAGCTGCACAAACACTTTCCCCCGGGCAGCGTGGACCTCATCGTGGACAAAGGCACCACGGACGCCATGTTGAAGTCCAAGGAGGGGAAGAGGAGCGCCGGCCTGGTGTTGAAGCAGTGTTTAAAGGCGCTGCGCCACACGGGCTCTCTGCTCCAGTTCTCGGACGAGGATCCCGATGCCAGGCTGCTGTGGCTGGAGACGGAAGCGCGGGGTGCTCCGATCGCAGTGCAGGAAGTGGGAGAACTGAGGGCAATTTGTTACTACTGCTATCAAGTGACCCCTCACCCTCATGTGCAACCCTGA
- the otub1b gene encoding ubiquitin thioesterase OTUB1b gives MAEEQQETSQGEMEGVNCLAYDEAIIAQQDRIQQEIANSNPLVSERKELSVLQREYSEEDTVYQLKIKDLYKKYSYIRKTRPDGNCFYRAFGFAHLESLLDDSKELQKFKAVAAKSKVDLVNEGFTEFTIEDFHHTFMSLIELCEKQPSLKELLRSFNDQNVSDYVVVYLRLLTSGYLQREHGFFQHFIEGGRSVKEFCQQEVEPMSKESDHIHIIALAQALNLSILVEYMDRGEGGTVNHHVFPEGGDPRIFLLYRPGHYDILYK, from the exons ATGGCGGAGGAGCAGCAAGAAACATCACAGGGGGAGATGGAGG GTGTGAACTGCTTGGCGTATGATGAGGCCATAATTGCGCAGCAGGACAGAATTCAACAGGAG ATAGCCAACAGTAACCCGCTAGTGTCAGAAAGAAAGGAACTGTCCGTGCTGCAGAGGGAGTACTCCGAAGAAGACACGGTTTATCAGCTCAAGATCAAG GatttgtacaaaaaatattcatatatCCGCAAGACAAGACCAGACGGCAACTGTTTCTACAGAGCCTTTGGCTTTGCACATCTCGAGTCTCTACTAGATGACAGCAAAGAACTGCAGAA GTTTAAAGCGGTTGCAGCGAAAAGCAAAGTGGACCTGGTTAACGAGGGATTCACCGAGTTCACCATCGAGGACTTTCACCACACT TTCATGAGCCTGATCGAGCTGTGTGAGAAGCAGCCCAGCTTGAAGGAGCTGCTGAGATCCTTCAACGACCAGAACGTGTCAGACTACGTGGTGGTGTATCTGCGACTGCTCACCTCGGGCTACCTGCAGCGGGAGCACGGCTTCTTCCAGCACTTCATCGAGGGAGGCCGCTCGGTCAAGGAATTTTGTCAGCAG GAGGTGGAGCCTATGTCAAAAGAAAGCGACCACATTCACATCATCGCCTTAGCCCAGGCCCTGAACTTATCCATCCTCGTGGAGTACATGGACAGGGGCGAAGGAGGGACGGTCAACCATCACGTCTTTCCTGAAGGCGGCGACCCGCGCATCTTCCTCCTCTACAGACCGGGCCATTACGACATCCTATACAAATAG